One window of Ziziphus jujuba cultivar Dongzao chromosome 5, ASM3175591v1 genomic DNA carries:
- the LOC107408608 gene encoding uncharacterized protein LOC107408608 yields the protein MSTTASVSSPYSSIILQSSRSGSPSKHCQASIFHSGCLAKRNEKCHFLGNSSSLYLKTSHLEMLITGKTKMDMVVNNGVVPGPPFPDSDTFPGSWKGWILGLLMTVILPFLTNKWGPLLKFKKDVETAVDTAEDVLEKVEKVAEDIGKVADEIGDHLPEGAKLRKAAQFVEDIAKETVKDINLAEDIIDKVEDVEKDVESFIGPWVNNQADKTTQDTNAKSA from the exons ATGTCGACAACAGCATCAGTTTCTTCTCCTTACAGTTCTATCATCCTTCAAAGCAGTCGCAGTGGCAGTCCCAGCAAACATTGTCAGGCTTCAATCTTTCACTCCGGTTGTCTCGCAAAGCGCAATGAAAAATGTCATTTCCTTGGAAATTCCAGCTCGCTATACCTCAAAACCAGCCACCTGGAAATGCTTATTACCGGAAAAACAAAGAT GGACATGGTTGTGAACAACGGTGTGGTACCAGGGCCTCCGTTTCCTGATTCAGATACTTTTCCTGGTTCTTG GAAAGGTTGGATTTTAGGACTGCTTATGACAGTGATTCTACCCTTTTTGACGAACAAGTGGGGACCATTGCTTAAATTCAAAA AGGATGTGGAAACAGCTGTGGACACGGCAGAAGATGTACTGGAAAAGGTAGAAAAAGTGGCAGAAGATATAGGGAAAGTAGCAGATGAAATTGGTGATCATCTTCCGGAAGGTGCAAAACTTAGAAAAGCTGCTCAATTTGTAGAAGATATAGCCAAAGAAACAGTCAAGGATATAAATTTAGCTGAAGATATCATTGATAAG GTTGAGGATGTGGAAAAGGATGTGGAGTCTTTCATAGGACCATGGGTCAACAATCAAGCGGATAAGACAACCCAAGATACAAATGCAAAGAGCGCTTAA
- the LOC107420745 gene encoding uncharacterized protein LOC107420745: MDLPREIDDYIKESIDYSLGLPVSQNILELKLQASEEARRRLRDQYLHLQSKLKEKDIAIDRAKAESNMNALALKKFIEENQKLASECAHLLSQCNKWETECSLYDHDREALMDFGNEADQRAKEAELHVQVLEEEVRELSEELKFYKNEYEAHVVDASAPGTAAEESLLESVLATLITEDEAVSGRAFLEANNGHEPCQRMLKMWNDLKPLTVKVLSLAAELKSHEKDKEHLRTNLCRAEEEVNLLFKENNMLDEENRRLLKLYNRERNHQGSNGKHTSTASAKSNKRKSSSKMSSPIEKKIDFSEQDSARKPLSPLLLNSPESRTLTKVLDNSS, translated from the exons atggATCTTCCTCGGGAAATCGATGATTACATCAAAGAATCGATCGACTACTCCTTAGGCCTCCCGGTGTCGCAAAACATTCTCGAATTGAAACTTCAAGCTTCAGAAGAAGCGCGAAGACGGCTTCGAGACCAGTACTTACACCTTCAatcaaaattgaaggaaaaagaCATAGCGATTGACCGTGCTAAG GCTGAATCAAATATGAATGCTCTGGCTTTGAAGAAGTTCATTGAGGAAAACCAGAAATTGGCATCCGAGTGTGCCCATCTCTTAAGTCAGTGCAACAAATGGGAGACAGAGTGCTCGCTGTACGATCACGACCGCGAAGCACTGATGGATTTTGGCAACGAGGCCGATCAACGCGCCAAGGAGGCTGAGCTTCATGTTCAAGTCTTGGAGGAGGAGGTGAGAGAGTTATCAGAAGAATTGAAGTTCTACAAGAATGAATATGAGGCCCATGTG GTTGATGCATCTGCCCCGGGAACAGCTGCGGAGGAGAGTCTCCTTGAGTCTGTTTTAGCAACATTGATTACTGAAGATGAAGCTGTATCTGGACGTGCATTTTTGGAGGCCAATAATGGACATGAGCCATGCCAAAGAATGCTAAAAATGTGGAATGA CTTGAAGCCATTGACTGTAAAAGTTCTATCACTAGCTGCTGAATTGAAGTCACATGAGAAGGATAAGGAACATCTAAGGACTAACCTTTGCAGAGCTGAAGAGGAG GTCAATTtgctttttaaagaaaataacatgCTTGATGAGGAGAACAGAAGATTACTGAAGCTGTACAACAGGGAAAGAAACCATCAAGGTTCTAATGGAAAGCATACCAGCACTGCTTCAGCCAAG TCAAATAAGCGAAAATCTAGCTCCAAGATGAGTAGCCCAATTGAGAAGAAGATCGATTTCAGTGAGCAAGATTCAGCAAGAAAGCCCCTATCACCACTGCTACTGAACTCTCCTGAGTCTAGGACGCTTACTAAAGTGCTAGATAATTCATCCTGA
- the LOC107420737 gene encoding 28 kDa ribonucleoprotein, chloroplastic, giving the protein MASLRLLCSPAATCFGSEQQLSLVPPSSSLLGPHSISKSSQSHPSFSCSLSSIFALSQTRTLSLPSRTKRRSNFVFQLSSTAQEQVLESPPVTPANDDGEEAEPETEGFSKTRLIAQNVPWTSTHEDIRSLFEKYGTVLDVELSMYNKTKNRGLAFVSMGSPEEALAALKNLESYKLEGRTIKVDYARAKKKVATPVQPKPSVTFNLFVANLSYEARAKDLREFFNSEGSSVVSAEVIFHENPRRSLGYGFVAFKSKKEAEEALSNFQGKMFMGRPIRVARSKQFVKQLTEETKQSEDTANELNSGVEQAETANSN; this is encoded by the exons ATGGCTTCACTTCGGCTTCTCTGCTCTCCGGCAGCAACCTGCTTCGGCTCTGAACAACAACTCTCTCTTGTACCTCCTTCTTCTTCACTGCTTGGCCCACACTCCATCTCCAAAAGCTCACAATCCCATCCATCTTTTTCTTGCTCTCTTTCTTCCATCTTTGCTCTCTCTCAAACACGCACTCTTTCACTTCCTTCTAGGACTAAAAGACGGAGCAATTTTGTTTTCCAACTCTCTTCTACCGCACAAGAGCAGGTTCTTGAGTCTCCTCCGGTTACTCCTGCAAATGACGATGGTGAAGAAGCTGAGCCGGAGACTGAGGGATTTTCTAAAACCAGATTGATTGCCCAGAACGTACCTTGGACTTCTACACATGAAGACATTCGTAGTCTGTTCGAGAAGTACGGAACGGTCCTGGACGTTgag CTTTCGATGTATAACAAGACCAAAAACAGGGGTTTGGCATTTGTTTCAATGGGTTCCCCTGAGGAGGCTCTTGCTGCTCTCAAAAATCTCGAATCGTAT AAATTGGAAGGTCGTACTATAAAGGTCGATTATGCAAGAGCAAAAAAGAAAGTTGCCACTCCTGTGCAACCCAAGCCATCAGTGACATTCAATTTGTTTGTTGCAAATTTGTCATATGAGGCAAGGGCTAAAGACCTCAGAGAGTTCTTTAATTCAGAGGGTAGCAGTGTTGTTTCAGCGGAAGTTATATTCCACGAAAATCCAAGAAGGTCCTTGGGATATGGATTTGTGGCCTTCAAATCCAAGAAAGAGGCTGAGGAAGCTCTTTCTAATTTTCAAGGAAAG ATGTTTATGGGAAGACCAATCCGAGTGGCACGTAGTAAACAATTTGTCAAGCAATTAACAGAAGAGACCAAACAATCTGAGGATACTGCAAACGAATTGAACTCTGGTGTGGAGCAAGCAGAAACAGCTAATAGTAATTAG
- the LOC107420748 gene encoding blue copper protein yields the protein MASTGAKFIVTLILASVMVMTPCSATVYTVGDTSGWALGSDYSTWTSGKTFKVGDSLVFNYGSGHTVDEVSASDYSTCTTGNSITSDSSGATTIALKTAGKHYFICGVAGHCGSGMKVQVTVAAGSSEGSSPTTTPSGSGSGSGSGSSTPAATNTPAVKTPSSTSSESSSGTSVSVFVSSLLVAWVALYVSVVC from the exons ATGGCAAGCACCGGAGCCAAATTTATTGTGACCCTAATCCTAGCATCGGTCATGGTCATGACGCCATGCTCAGCAACCGTGTATACCGTCGGAGACACATCGGGTTGGGCACTTGGTTCGGACTATAGCACCTGGACCAGTGGCAAAACTTTCAAGGTCGGAGATAGCTTGG TGTTCAACTATGGAAGTGGGCATACAGTGGATGAAGTGAGCGCCAGCGACTACAGCACATGCACCACGGGCAATTCAATCACTTCGGATAGCAGCGGAGCCACCACCATCGCTCTGAAGACGGCCGGCAAGCATTACTTTATCTGCGGCGTGGCGGGCCACTGTGGCAGTGGCATGAAGGTCCAAGTCACGGTGGCTGCTGGATCATCTGAAGGATCATCACCAACCACCACTCCTTCGGGCTCGGGTTCTGGTTCGGGTTCAGGCTCCTCTACACCTGCTGCTACTAACACCCCTGCCGTTAAAACGCCATCGTCTACCAGTTCTGAATCATCTTCAGGGACTAGTGTGTCTGTTTTTGTGTCTTCCTTGTTGGTTGCTTGGGTTGCTTTGTATGTGTCTGTTGTTTGTTAA
- the LOC107420744 gene encoding classical arabinogalactan protein 5, whose product MAHSAFVIFTVFALVAGSALAQAPTAAPTASPTKSPPASSPTPVASPPAKTPTPTVSPPTSSPPALSPTPSAPASSPSATVSPPASSPTGSPPAPPTSGPSSGVPPSISQVPTQSPTSPPGNGAALNRVAGAGSLAAIVFAASVLL is encoded by the coding sequence ATGGCTCACTCAGCGTTCGTAATTTTCACGGTGTTCGCTTTGGTGGCTGGCTCGGCTCTAGCCCAGGCTCCAACAGCCGCGCCGACCGCTTCGCCAACGAAGTCCCCTCCGGCTTCTTCTCCGACTCCGGTGGCTTCGCCTCCGGCTAAAACTCCAACTCCGACGGTCTCTCCTCCGACCTCATCTCCGCCAGCCTTATCTCCAACTCCTTCGGCTCCGGCTTCATCTCCTTCGGCCACCGTGTCGCCACCTGCGTCTTCCCCAACCGGCTCTCCTCCAGCTCCTCCTACTTCCGGTCCATCATCAGGCGTTCCTCCATCAATCAGCCAGGTTCCAACTCAGTCTCCGACTTCACCTCCTGGCAATGGTGCTGCCTTGAACAGAGTCGCTGGAGCCGGATCCCTAGCCGCGATCGTCTTCGCCGCCTCCGTTTTACTGTAG